The DNA window CGACTGGTACATGGTGACCATCATCAGCAGGCTCGATGCCAGGCACACCAGGGCATGGGTGCGAAACCCGGCCGGGCGACCATGGAAACTGCGCTCCAGCCCGATGATGGCGCCGGCCGTGAGTGCGCTGACGAGGTGGATGATGATCTGGATGTCGTCGCTGGCCAGAGTGAAATTCATGCTGTTTCTCCGTTGTTCTTTTGAGAGCGGCTCACAAAACTTTTCTGGCGTCGTTGCCGCGTCTGGTCGGGCTACCCGTATTGCCTGCGACACAGCGCCTGGCCAGAACCGCGTTGCTGAGTTGTGTTATCCGCTCTTATTCCAGATACCCATTGCTTAGCACCTGCACTCACACCGGATCTGATACGGCAGGGTGCGAACGCGCCATCCTGGGGCCGTGGTTGGCGATCGCCTTCGCCCAAGCTGGGCCGGTGTGCCAGTGTAGTGATTGCGGGCCTGAGGGGAAAGCAGGCCACCGCACCATCGCTGTTCAGTCGGCCAGGGCGGCCTTCTTCCAGGCCTGTGCTGCAGCTTGGGCGTCGCCGCGTTGCTCGGCGAGTGTGGCCAGCTTGCGCCAGGCATTGCGGCGCAGAACGGCATCGTGCAGTTGCGGGGCCGCCTGGGTCAGCAGTTGCTGCGCCTTGCCCCAAAGCTGGCGTTGCGCGCAGGCCATACCCGCCAGGTATTGCAGTCGGTGATCGCGCGGGTTGGCTTGCTGCGCGGCTTCGATGCGTGCCAGCCAGGCGGCGTCCACATCGTCCAGGCCGGATTCCAGGGCCAGGATGAGTTTGAGTGCATTGTTTTCGGCCAAGGAGCCCGGCAGGTCCACCATGTGCTGCCATACCGGCAGCAGCCACTGGCGGACTTGTTCTGCGCTACCCCCCAGCCGGGCCAATTGCTGGGCGGCGTGGATGGCCAGCTCCGGCATGGCGCGCTCGCTGGCTTCGAACGACAGCCAGGTGGCCTGTAGCTGCGCTGGGTCGTGGGCGCCGTGGATGAGTTCGGTGGCCAGGCCGCGCACAATGCTTTGTGCCGCAGAAGCTGAGAACGCACGGTGTTTGCCCAGCAGGCGGGCGGTGTCCAGTGCGTTCTGTGTCTGGCCTGAGAGGCGTGCCGCCTTGAGCTTGATGCGCAAGGCCAGTGTGCGCCGTGCAGCGCCGTGCGGCAGGTTGGCCAGGCGTTCCAGCGCCGCTTCGGCCTCGCGGTCGTCCAGTGACCAGCGTGCTGCGCGCATGTGCGCGCCTTCGTGCAGTTCCTGCGCCTGCGCGGTGCGGCGTTCGGTGGCATGGCCCAGGGCCTGGTTCAGATGGTGTTCGCGCTGGGTGCGGTCTTGCAGCGCATGCGATGTCTCGGCGGCCACCATGTGTGCCAGGGTACGCAACTGGTGGCCGTGGGGCACTGTGGCGCCGGCGTGCCCCAGGGCTCCTTCCTGTTCCAGCGCGGTCAGCGCCGCCTTGCGTGAACGCAGAAAACGCCCGGCCAGCAGTTGTGCCAGGGCGTCCAGCAGGGCGCCGTGCATGGCGCGTTCTTTTTGCTGCTGGCGCCAGCGCTGCGCCTGGCGGGGCAGCTCCAGCAGCGCAGCGAGGCCGCGCAGAGCGGCATACAGCGTGACAAAGCCCAGGGTGAGTGAGAGCACCACCATGTTCAGGGAAAGATCGACGCGGTACGGTGGCCAGAACAGCGTGACCGTGCCCTGGTTGTTGCCGGCAAACAGTGCCGCCGCGACCGCTACGCCAAACAGGGCCAGGAGCCAGAGAGCTGCGCGCATGGGGTTTTCCTGGCGCGTCTTCAGCGTCCGGCGGCCGCTGTGGCCAGGGCGGACAGGGTTTCATCCAGGCGCGGCATTTCGGCCGTTTTGATGTGCGCCTGGGCCTGCTGCAGCACCGTGGCCGCGCTTTGCGTGCGCCGCGATGCCGGGTCGAAGTATTTGTTCAGCGCTGCACTGGCCCCGGCCAGGTCGTTGCGGGCCGCATCGGTCTGGCGGGCCAGCACGCCCAGGCGGGCATTGAGCAGCTTGAGCTTGAGGTTTTCGCGCAGGAAAAAGGCCTGGTCGGGCGATACCAGAATGGCATCGGGCTGGTCGATGCGGCTTACGCGCACCAGGCCACGCGCTTCGTCACGCACCACTTCCCAACTGCGCTGCAGCACCGCCTGCCACCAGGCCTGGTCTTCGGGCGCTGGACCGGAGGCTTGTGCCGGTGCGGTTGCACGGGCATTCATGCGGCGTGTGGCCGCTGCCTGGGCAACGTCGTTTTGCAGGGGCAGGTCGTCCACCTGGCGCACCAGATCGTCCAGGCGCCCCAGCAGGCCCGCCGTGTCGGCCACACTGGCGCTGGCGATGCGTTCCAGGTCGCGGCTGATGGCGCGCTGCACGGGTGCCAACCGGGGCTGGGCGGCACGCTCGATGCGTTGCTGGGCGCTTTTGAGCGCCGCGATTAAAGGCTCCAGGCTACCAGTGAGCTGGGCCTGTTGCTGTGCCAGGCGCAGGCCTGATTCGATGTCCACCACCAGATTTTCGTCGCGTGAGCGCGACAGGCTCTGCATCAGTTCTTCGAGCTGGCTGCGCTGCAGAGCCACCTCGCTCACACGGGTTTCCTGTACTGTCAGGCGTGCGCTGGCTTCGGCGACTTGTTCCTGGGCCTGGCGTGCGATGGTGCGCGCCTCGATGGCCTGGGCATTGGCGTCCTGGCTCTGGCGAGCCAGGGTTTCCTGGATGGTGCTGAGTTTTTGCCACAACAGGCCGCTGGCCGCCAGGGCGACGACGGCCACGATTCCCACCGCGTAAAGCAGTGCCTTGCTGCCCTGGG is part of the Simplicispira sp. 125 genome and encodes:
- a CDS encoding uroporphyrinogen-III C-methyltransferase, whose amino-acid sequence is MSAAHQPDPTRHAHAAPAHGTTPSAQGSKALLYAVGIVAVVALAASGLLWQKLSTIQETLARQSQDANAQAIEARTIARQAQEQVAEASARLTVQETRVSEVALQRSQLEELMQSLSRSRDENLVVDIESGLRLAQQQAQLTGSLEPLIAALKSAQQRIERAAQPRLAPVQRAISRDLERIASASVADTAGLLGRLDDLVRQVDDLPLQNDVAQAAATRRMNARATAPAQASGPAPEDQAWWQAVLQRSWEVVRDEARGLVRVSRIDQPDAILVSPDQAFFLRENLKLKLLNARLGVLARQTDAARNDLAGASAALNKYFDPASRRTQSAATVLQQAQAHIKTAEMPRLDETLSALATAAAGR
- a CDS encoding heme biosynthesis HemY N-terminal domain-containing protein; translation: MRAALWLLALFGVAVAAALFAGNNQGTVTLFWPPYRVDLSLNMVVLSLTLGFVTLYAALRGLAALLELPRQAQRWRQQQKERAMHGALLDALAQLLAGRFLRSRKAALTALEQEGALGHAGATVPHGHQLRTLAHMVAAETSHALQDRTQREHHLNQALGHATERRTAQAQELHEGAHMRAARWSLDDREAEAALERLANLPHGAARRTLALRIKLKAARLSGQTQNALDTARLLGKHRAFSASAAQSIVRGLATELIHGAHDPAQLQATWLSFEASERAMPELAIHAAQQLARLGGSAEQVRQWLLPVWQHMVDLPGSLAENNALKLILALESGLDDVDAAWLARIEAAQQANPRDHRLQYLAGMACAQRQLWGKAQQLLTQAAPQLHDAVLRRNAWRKLATLAEQRGDAQAAAQAWKKAALAD